A window of Desulfobacterales bacterium genomic DNA:
GCATAATTTGCATAAGCCCCATAGCTCCGGCTTTGGATACAGCTCTCGGATTAAAATCTGATTCAACTTTAATTATAGCCTTTAAAAGATGAAAAGAAATTTTATGTTTTTTGGAAGCTTCTGTTATAAAATGATCAAAATCCTTAGAAGAATATGGACTATATTTAAACGAAAATTTGCGCTTTTCCTTAATGTATAGCTTAAATTTTGAAGATGTGGGGGTGTTCGTAAAATGGATTACTCCATTTGCATCTCTGTAAAAGTATATATCACTATAAGATATTTCAACATTAATGAATATAAACGAGCAAAGAACGATTAAACAAAAAATACAATTTCTTTTCATGCCTATATTACTCCTTAAATTATAAAGTTTTTATTTTAATAACATTGTTAACTCAATTTAACATTTTTTTTAAAATAAAAAAACATTTT
This region includes:
- a CDS encoding lytic transglycosylase domain-containing protein; translated protein: MKRNCIFCLIVLCSFIFINVEISYSDIYFYRDANGVIHFTNTPTSSKFKLYIKEKRKFSFKYSPYSSKDFDHFITEASKKHKISFHLLKAIIKVESDFNPRAVSKAGAMGLMQIMPDNFQFLSLKNPFDPKENILAGATYFKGLYERYNGELELSLAAYNAGPGAVDKYNRIPPYEETKNYVHKVMKYYETYSSSNISAKK